From one Lycium ferocissimum isolate CSIRO_LF1 chromosome 7, AGI_CSIRO_Lferr_CH_V1, whole genome shotgun sequence genomic stretch:
- the LOC132064860 gene encoding uncharacterized protein LOC132064860 isoform X1 — MARSYAHNVVGVGIFLVMLVAIVEATPPGIANNPSHSHCSDDEIKQCKNLPHVCPKFCPNGCITECRSCKPICIDGPLPPPYSPPPSASPPPPHSPPPSTSPPPPYSPPPSASPPPPSSPPPSASPPPPYPPPPSASPPPPSSPPPSISPPPPSTSPPSPPSTSPKKCKCKNKKYPSCYNQEHTCPSSCPTTCQVDCVSCKPVCNCDKPGAVCQDPRFIGADGITFYFHGKKDKDFCLVSDSNLHINAHFIGKRNENMRRDFTWVQAIGILYGTHNISVGAQKTATWDDAIDRLSLNFDGETIVLPNNQGERWMSESGPTTYITRTGKTNEIVIEVENIFKISAKVVPITEKESRVHNYGITQDDCFAHLELGFKFLSLSNEVSGVLGQTYRRNYVSRVKMGALMPIMGGDKEFSASGLFNADCSVAKFQAENENAGSLNNLELPSLKCNSGIHGRGVVCKR; from the exons ATGGCTCGATCATATGCCCACAATGTTGTGGGTGTTGGGATTTTCTTGGTAATGCTTGTGGCTATAGTAGAGGCCACTCCTCCTGGAATAGCCAACAATCCAAGTCATTCTCATTGCTCTGATGATGAGATCAAACAGTGTAAAAATCTTCCACATGTTTGTCCCAAGTTCTGTCCTAACGGCTGCATAACTGAGTGTCGTTCTTGTAAGCCTATTTGCATTGATGGCCCACTTCCACCTCCCTATTCCCCTCCTCCATCAGCATCACCTCCACCTCCCCATTCCCCTCCTCCATCAACATCACCTCCACCTCCCTATTCCCCTCCTCCATCAGCATCACCTCCACCTCCCTCTTCCCCTCCTCCATCAGCATCACCTCCACCTCCCTATCCCCCTCCTCCATCAGCATCACCTCCACCTCCCTCTTCCCCTCCTCCATCAATATCACCTCCACCTCCTTCAACATCACCTCCATCTCCTCCATCAACATCTCCAAAGAAGTGCAAGTGCAAGAACAAGAAATACCCGAGTTGTTATAATCAAGAACATACGTGCCCTAGTTCTTGCCCTACTACTTGTCAAGTTGATTGTGTCTCTTGCAAACCTGTTTGCA ATTGTGACAAGCCTGGAGCAGTTTGTCAAGATCCACGTTTCATTGGTGCAGATGGAATCACTTTCTACTTCCACGGTAAGAAGGACAAAGATTTTTGCTTGGTCTCAGATTCTAATCTCCACATCAATGCCCACTTCATAGGAAAACGAAATGAGAATATGAGGAGAGACTTCACTTGGGTTCAAGCCATCGGTATTCTATATGGCACACACAATATTTCTGTTGGAGCACAGAAGACAGCAACTTGGGATGACGCCATCGACCGCCTCTCCCTCAACTTCGATGGTGAAACTATTGTTCTCCCCAACAACCAAGGCGAAAG GTGGATGTCTGAATCTGGACCAACAACATACATCACTCGAACTGGCAAGACTAATGAAATTGTAATCGAagttgaaaatattttcaagatttCAGCAAAGGTGGTGCCTATTACAGAGAAAGAATCTAGAGTTCATAACTATGGCATAACACAAGACGATTGTTTTGCTCATCTTGAACTGGGATTCAAGTTCTTGTCACTAAGTAATGAAGTGAGTGGGGTTTTGGGTCAAACTTATAGAAGGAACTATGTGAGCAGAGTGAAGATGGGTGCTTTGATGCCTATAATGGGAGGTGACAAAGAGTTTTCAGCTTCAGGACTCTTTAATGCCGATTGCTCTGTTGCTAAGTTTCAAGCAGAAAATGAGAATGCAGGTTCGTTGAACAATTTGGAGCTGCCAAGCTTAAAATGCAACAGTGGAATTCATGGACGTGGAGTTGTCTGCAAGCGTTAG
- the LOC132064860 gene encoding uncharacterized protein LOC132064860 isoform X2, whose product MARSYAHNVVGVGIFLVMLVAIVEATPPGIANNPSHSHCSDDEIKQCKNLPHVCPKFCPNGCITECRSCKPICIDGPLPPPYSPPPSASPPPPHSPPPSTSPPPPSTSPKKCKCKNKKYPSCYNQEHTCPSSCPTTCQVDCVSCKPVCNCDKPGAVCQDPRFIGADGITFYFHGKKDKDFCLVSDSNLHINAHFIGKRNENMRRDFTWVQAIGILYGTHNISVGAQKTATWDDAIDRLSLNFDGETIVLPNNQGERWMSESGPTTYITRTGKTNEIVIEVENIFKISAKVVPITEKESRVHNYGITQDDCFAHLELGFKFLSLSNEVSGVLGQTYRRNYVSRVKMGALMPIMGGDKEFSASGLFNADCSVAKFQAENENAGSLNNLELPSLKCNSGIHGRGVVCKR is encoded by the exons ATGGCTCGATCATATGCCCACAATGTTGTGGGTGTTGGGATTTTCTTGGTAATGCTTGTGGCTATAGTAGAGGCCACTCCTCCTGGAATAGCCAACAATCCAAGTCATTCTCATTGCTCTGATGATGAGATCAAACAGTGTAAAAATCTTCCACATGTTTGTCCCAAGTTCTGTCCTAACGGCTGCATAACTGAGTGTCGTTCTTGTAAGCCTATTTGCATTGATGGCCCACTTCCACCTCCCTATTCCCCTCCTCCATCAGCATCACCTCCACCTCCCCATTCCCCTCCTCCATCAACATCACCTCCA CCTCCATCAACATCTCCAAAGAAGTGCAAGTGCAAGAACAAGAAATACCCGAGTTGTTATAATCAAGAACATACGTGCCCTAGTTCTTGCCCTACTACTTGTCAAGTTGATTGTGTCTCTTGCAAACCTGTTTGCA ATTGTGACAAGCCTGGAGCAGTTTGTCAAGATCCACGTTTCATTGGTGCAGATGGAATCACTTTCTACTTCCACGGTAAGAAGGACAAAGATTTTTGCTTGGTCTCAGATTCTAATCTCCACATCAATGCCCACTTCATAGGAAAACGAAATGAGAATATGAGGAGAGACTTCACTTGGGTTCAAGCCATCGGTATTCTATATGGCACACACAATATTTCTGTTGGAGCACAGAAGACAGCAACTTGGGATGACGCCATCGACCGCCTCTCCCTCAACTTCGATGGTGAAACTATTGTTCTCCCCAACAACCAAGGCGAAAG GTGGATGTCTGAATCTGGACCAACAACATACATCACTCGAACTGGCAAGACTAATGAAATTGTAATCGAagttgaaaatattttcaagatttCAGCAAAGGTGGTGCCTATTACAGAGAAAGAATCTAGAGTTCATAACTATGGCATAACACAAGACGATTGTTTTGCTCATCTTGAACTGGGATTCAAGTTCTTGTCACTAAGTAATGAAGTGAGTGGGGTTTTGGGTCAAACTTATAGAAGGAACTATGTGAGCAGAGTGAAGATGGGTGCTTTGATGCCTATAATGGGAGGTGACAAAGAGTTTTCAGCTTCAGGACTCTTTAATGCCGATTGCTCTGTTGCTAAGTTTCAAGCAGAAAATGAGAATGCAGGTTCGTTGAACAATTTGGAGCTGCCAAGCTTAAAATGCAACAGTGGAATTCATGGACGTGGAGTTGTCTGCAAGCGTTAG